The following proteins are co-located in the Paraburkholderia phytofirmans PsJN genome:
- the lipB gene encoding lipoyl(octanoyl) transferase LipB, with translation MCATPVSPTPLPSTTPLTLRWRGSEPYEASFEAMRTFTDERTADTPDEIWLVEHPPVFTLGQAGNPAHLLAADSGIPLVKVDRGGQITYHGPGQVVAYLLLDLRRRKLMVRELVTRIEQAVIDTLAAYNLAGERKAGAPGIYVAPGPDVGLHAGAKIAALGLKIRNGCSYHGVSLNVNMDLRPFLAINPCGYAGLETVDMATLGVAAGWDDVARTFAERLTANLDGSPAAVAQPQAGVLTA, from the coding sequence ATGTGCGCCACCCCGGTTTCCCCGACTCCCTTGCCCTCCACGACGCCGCTCACGTTGCGCTGGCGTGGCAGCGAACCCTACGAAGCCAGCTTCGAAGCCATGCGCACGTTCACCGACGAACGCACGGCCGACACCCCCGACGAAATCTGGCTGGTCGAACACCCACCCGTCTTCACGCTAGGCCAGGCGGGCAATCCCGCCCATCTGCTGGCCGCCGACAGCGGTATTCCTCTGGTCAAAGTCGACCGGGGCGGGCAGATCACGTATCACGGGCCCGGCCAGGTGGTGGCGTACCTGCTGCTCGATTTGCGCCGCCGCAAGTTGATGGTGCGCGAACTGGTCACGCGGATCGAGCAAGCCGTGATCGACACCCTTGCGGCGTATAATCTCGCCGGAGAACGAAAGGCTGGCGCCCCCGGTATCTACGTGGCGCCGGGGCCGGACGTCGGGCTGCACGCCGGCGCCAAGATTGCGGCGCTGGGTCTGAAGATCCGCAACGGCTGCAGTTATCACGGCGTGAGCCTGAACGTGAACATGGATTTGCGGCCGTTTCTGGCCATCAATCCATGTGGCTACGCGGGGCTCGAAACAGTCGATATGGCAACGCTTGGCGTGGCCGCCGGCTGGGACGACGTGGCCCGCACCTTTGCAGAACGCCTCACCGCAAACCTCGACGGCAGTCCCGCGGCCGTCGCCCAACCACAGGCCGGTGTGCTCACCGCCTGA